The following is a genomic window from Nicotiana tabacum cultivar K326 chromosome 3, ASM71507v2, whole genome shotgun sequence.
atgatcttaaccccaagtaattaagcttagggaacttacccaactgatgtcctttgattcctcttgatatcctatgccttagcctctttcccatcttcaaaaatggagtattttgcaaaaattcgcgaagaaagcaatatataccttctggccagggatttttgcatctgcgatcccatagccgcttctgcggtaccacatctgcggtccaaaccaccgcatctgcggtcctcactcAAACTCccctctccgcatctgcgatcaactTTCCGCATCTgtgccatcgcagatgcggtattCCAACTGCTTCTGCAGTTCCTGATGACTTCCCCAAGTTCTGCTTTTGCGGCCACCCTTCCGCtatgcggtgccgcacctgcagtccccaatccgcagaaataccagaagcagcaatttcagcagctgcaacaaattccaaacttctccgttaaacatctgaaatcaccccgaggcccccgggacctcaacaaaaagcaCGAACATATCtgaataccttattcaaacttgtactaatcttaaaaatacctcaaacaacatcaaatcgaccaaaacacatcgaattcaagcctaattttccaAAACTTCTATATTTCACTTTTGATAAAAAACACGACCAAACCATgtacgaatgacctgaaattttgcacacacgtacCAAATGACAGCTCCAATCCTGCCACCCCCTAACACCAGTTCTTGCGCCATTACTAGCTCCAAATACACCACACGACTGTAAACTTGTAAAGTAGTATTCAATTCTTCCTCTATATAGACTCAAACGCGGCCTGCCATGTGAATTAGTGTACTGGGGATCTCGTAGAGTTGTGCCTTCAGTTTCATCTGAGTCATCCTGGTCTTGGTTTGGCATGATCATTTCGTTTTCCTAGTTTTGAAGATCATGCACCATCTTCTTCAAATTATGCTTAACACATTGAACCTTCACGCTAGTGCCCAATGCTATATCACAAGCCATGTCAAAGTACTTCAACATGCTCTTGTATGTCTTGTACTCAGGAGCCATGTTTGGGTAACCAACTTGATGGAACCGATTCAAGTGTGGCCTAATAACATCGCTTCTCCACCTTGTCAGTATAtacctttcatcaattttatcAATCTTCTTGTGCGACAAGATCTTGAGTATATGGTAACAAAGTATCCCTCTAGACTCGAACCATTTGCAACTGCAACTAAAATAATTGCCAATAGGTATATATTCAACAGTGTACTCAACTAGATTTCCATCATTTTTTTAACAACTGAATAATCACTAATGATGAATTTCTCAACACCAGGGACAACTGGATGATTATCGAGGCTGCTGACTTCTCAATGATACAATTTCATTAGTTGTGTCTTGAAAAATTCATACATTGTACGCGTATACTCCTCCCACTTGAACCTTGACTCACACACAATTTGAAAGCCCTTTGACCTGTATTCCGCTTCCAACTCTTTCTCATGCTTAGCTCTTATAGCTAACTCATACTGGTGAACAAAGATCCTAAGAGTGCTTTGATGGGTAATATATCCATCAAAGAACATATGCATCCCCTCACTTCTTTGCGTAGATAGCATACCAGCCCAAGAATACACATCAAGGTACACAGGAACCCAATTTTCCTTCTCAGAATAAAGCTTGTTGAACCAATTCCTTGTATGTAAATTATATCTTGCAATATATTCTGTCCATTTTCTCTCAAAAACTTCAATAGTAATGCTATCAAGGACCATGGATTTAAATTCTCCACGTGCAATTTTAGAAGGACGAACACCACTTAAGTAAAGAGGCAACTTTGAAAATATATGACAAATACAATACCTATGTATTGTATTTGGCATCACTTCAGCAATGGCTACCTTAATGCTCTGATACTGATCAGTTATGATCGCATCTGGATGAACATTTCCCATGGCCTCAAGCcaagttctaaaaactaattTGTAACTATCGATATCTTCATGAGACATGAAAGCACATCCCAGTAAGATGGACTGTCTATGGTGATTGATGCCAACAAATGTAGCACATGGCATATTGTATCGATTCACAAGGTATGTCGTATCAAAGCATATCACATCATGGAATTGCTCAGACGCTGCCTTACAGTATGAATGCACTCATACCACATTTCGCATCCTACCAATATTATCAACATCTATCGAATTGAAAACTCCCTATCCTTTACCTGTATTTCACAAAAAAAGTTGAGCATCGACTATATGTCCCCTTCTTGCATTTCAAAATTCCTACTCTTCAAAATAAAGTTTCTACAATCCTTTGGAGTGCAACCTAAATTTTGCGGTCCACCACGTTGAACCTCAGCAAGTCTAATATACTTGGAGGGTCTAATACCAGATTCATCGTGAGCTACAAGATCCCTCTTCAAAGAATCACAAACGGACCTATATCCAGCCATCAGGCACGATACGGATGAGAGCAAATCATGATTGTGATCATGAAGGACCTTAGAGACGCGCCAACAACCAGAATCATCCAAAACAACAGCTAGCCTAGCTTTACAATTGTTACTCTTGGTGGTAAAATTGGTTTTTCGAATCCTAGACCTATCACAACAGTAAGTTATGTACATGGCAGTGTCACCATCCTTCTTGTTGAAATTTTTGACGACGGAGAATCCTTTCAGTCGTGCATGTTCTTTGTAGAATGCAAACAAAGAATCTTTATCTCTAAATCACATTCCAGAGATTGGACCTACAACCACATCCTCTTCAGTGAATTTATTCTCCATTTCCCGATCAACATCACATAACTCTAACTCATTTCCTAAAACCTGCTCCTCATCATCGTTAGCTTCTCCGTGATATTTTCCATCGGGTTCTTCATCATCTAAGTGCACAACATTGTTGAAACTGCCATGAGAATCAACATCAACCCCTTCGTATTCATTCAACAAACTATCATACGATGTCATCCCTAAAGATATGTACAACTCGTCCCTAACTCGATCAAACCTATTATTTTGGTTGCTATTCATGGACGTTGTATTTGTGTTATGTTCATTTGGATTCATATTTTGTTGCACCGCCAAATTTCTTGGTTTGAATCCATTTTTAGATAAGGAGAAAGTGTCCACTTTACTTGGTTTCATAAGGAGGAAGTATACAAAATTGTATaccatattttttttaagaaaggaagaaaatacaataatttgttAAAAACACTAAAGAGtataattttgtataaaatacacataaatacAAATACAATACACAAGATTCTTCAGCTCCTaatgtagacatgtaatttttgacccatgCATTAGAATCACCTCTAATAGTCCTAGTATTTTTaggatatttatttgagtttatttctataGGATTTTACTTTATTACTAATTTTCATTCTATTTTTTAAGGCACAAAAACtaaaatacacacacacatacacacacacacacacacacacacacacatatatatatatatatatatatatatatatatatatatatatatatatatatttatacacaatatatatatatatatatatagtttcatgttttatcttATTTCTATTTAGTTTAGGTTATTAAGATTTTTATAGccatatattttgtttttactatgatttttactcttacttttaatttatataaaatatgatatattaaaatatatagTTTCATACTATAATACAACTTATTATAATTCTTGCACCTTCATGAGggaattttatattattttagagGGGAAAACTAAAGTTTTGAGCTagttaatttttagatttttatttttctccaTTGAATTATCCCAAAAGAGCCCAATTTCAGGTAACCCTTGGCCCAACACCTCCACACCCCTGAACCCAATCCGCCGACCCACTTCCTTACCAAACCGACCCGCTCCAAATCCCCTTTTAATCCTAGCCAGTGATTTAATTTAATCCAGAGGTCCATGTTAAATCCCTTACCATATAAAAGCCATATcttccaaaccct
Proteins encoded in this region:
- the LOC107804778 gene encoding protein FAR-RED IMPAIRED RESPONSE 1-like; this translates as MPCATFVGINHHRQSILLGCAFMSHEDIDSYKLVFRTWLEAMGNVHPDAIITDQYQSIKVAIAEVMPNTIHRYCICHIFSKLPLYLSGVRPSKIARGEFKSMVLDSITIEVFERKWTEYIARYNLHTRNWFNKLYSEKENWVPVYLDVYSWAGMLSTQRSEGMHMFFDGYITHQSTLRIFVHQYELAIRAKHEKELEAEYRSKGFQIVCESRFKWEEYTRTICKWFESRGILCYHILKILSHKKIDKIDERYILTRWRSDVIRPHLNRFHQVGYPNMAPEYKTYKSMLKYFDMACDIALGTSVKVQCVKHNLKKMVHDLQN